One Cuculus canorus isolate bCucCan1 chromosome 1, bCucCan1.pri, whole genome shotgun sequence DNA segment encodes these proteins:
- the SHISA2 gene encoding protein shisa-2 homolog, translating into MRRWVLLAALGWLLPAGAAASGEYCHGWLDAQGGWRDGFQCPERFDGGDATICCGSCALRYCCASPEARLDQGACDNDRRLGGAGDPARPGKDGPDGAAVPIYVPFLIVGSVFVAFIILGSLVAACCCRCLRPKQEPQQSRAPGGTRLMETIPMIPSASTSRGSSSRQSSTAASSSSSANSGARAPPTRSQTNCCLPEGTMNNVYVNMPTNFSVLNCQQATQIVPHQGQYLHPQYVGYAVQHDSMPLTPVPPFLDGLQSGYRQIQSPYPHTNSEQKMYPAVTV; encoded by the exons ATGCGGCGCTGGGTGCTGCTGGCCGCGCTGGGCTGGCTGCTGCCGGCGGGGGCCGCGGCCAGCGGCGAGTACTGCCACGGCTGGCTGGACGCGCAGGGCGGCTGGCGGGACGGCTTCCAGTGCCCCGAGCGCTTCGACGGCGGCGACGCCACCATCTGCTGCGGCAGCTGCGCCCTCCGCTACTGCTGCGCCAGCCCCGAGGCGCGCCTCGACCAGGGCGCCTGCGACAACGACCGCCGGCTCGGCGGCGCCGGAGACCCCGCCCGCCCCGGCAAAGACGGCCCCGACGGCGCGGCAG TGCCCATCTACGTGCCATTCCTTATTGTTGGATCTGTATTTGTCGCCTTCATCATCTTGGGGTCGCTGGTGGCAGCTTGCTGCTGCAGATGCCTGCGGCCCAAGCAGGAGCCCCAGCAGAGCCGAGCCCCGGGGGGCACCCGCCTTATGGAGACTATCCCCATGATCCCAAGTGCCAGCACCTCCCGGGGTTCCTCTTCCCGCCAGTCGAGCACTGctgccagctccagctccagtgcCAACTCGGGAGCCAGAGCACCCCCGACCAGGTCCCAGACCAACTGCTGTTTGCCAGAAGGGACCATGAATAATGTCTACGTCAACATGCCAACGAACTTCTCGGTGCTGAACTGCCAGCAGGCGACCCAGATTGTGCCACATCAGGGGCAGTACCTGCACCCCCAGTACGTGGGCTACGCTGTGCAGCACGACTCGATGCCGCTGACCCCGGTGCCCCCCTTCCTTGACGGTTTGCAGAGCGGCTACAGGCAGATCCAGTCTCCCTACCCACACACCAACAGCGAACAGAAGATGTACCCAGCTGTGACTGTGTAG